One window from the genome of Paramisgurnus dabryanus chromosome 20, PD_genome_1.1, whole genome shotgun sequence encodes:
- the LOC141281309 gene encoding uncharacterized protein — translation MDFFLPNAVPNFDYVLDIGLSSKFGRAAGGLNPCGGEEDDEEEMVDVYPTRTEAKRQRVLGWKCDDGGMDFVLPSAVPDNVPNNGHLLDRHAGSSHPRGGVKEFTPAFEEANSPTEKCKNTFFKSLKKAWENVKHPFLNNDKVETLIPSELNADSANPNLKDDAVLASSELNTKIKPDKRMAFFDCLWRGKVESVPTPQLKADPAIPDVREVVDLASQSKTNVGPKKQKQKASKSRKSNLQGEKVTVVPTQQPKAISDIPVGMDVPDLACPQSKPKIRPDKRKTLKQRFLGCFRRGKVESMPTSQIEADTAIPDAREVVDLADCQSKSVGLKKHKQKASKSRSFHNPWRKKGKSKVKKDADAAIPDAMDGADLASFGGITAANGRLQKIGAIPENIGLKGGGNPDPNKAKNPGSKDDGNPEAKGGKNPRPKAFRNLRLPWFFKAKITKIPGPKEEGDPGAKALEIPLPEDDKVVSPKAFENPRHPSPEDDKVVRPKVINVVQQASEPSSEKKPADPSVPKGECTDFITPMVGCTNM, via the exons atggatttttttttgccGAATGCTGTGCCGAACTTTGACTATGTCCTTGATATCGGACTTTCGTCAAAATTCGGGCGCGCTGCCGGTGGTTTAAATCCATGTGGAGGAGAGGAGGATGATGAGGAGGAGATGGTGGATGTTTATCCAACACGTACTGAGGCGAAACGCCAAAGAG TGTTGGGATGGAAATGTGATGATGGTGGAATGGATTTTGTGCTTCCGAGTGCCGTCCCTGACAATGTCCCAAACAACGGACATTTGTTAGACAGACATGCCGGGAGTTCACATCCACGAGGAGGAGTAAAGGAGTTTACTCCTGCATTTGAGGAGGCGAACAGCCCCACAG AAAAATGCAAGAATACATTCTTTAAATCATTAAAGAAGGCATGGGAGAATGTAAAGCACCCATTCCTGAATAATGATAAAGTTGAAACACTGATTCCTTCAGAG CTTAATGCTGATTCAGCAAATCCTAATCTAAAGGATGATGCTGTTCTGGCCAGCTCTGAATTAAACACTAAGATCAAACCGGACAAACGAATGGCATTCTTTGACTGTCTCTGGAGGGGCAAGGTGGAGTCAGTGCCGACTCCACAGCTTAAAGCGGATCCAGCTATCCCTGATGTTAGGGAAGTTGTTGATCTTGCATCACAGTCAAAGACAAATGTTGGTCCGaagaaacagaaacaaaaggCTTCAAAGAGCCGCAAATCTAACCTCCAGGGAGAAAAAGTGACTGTTGTGCCAACTCAACAGCCCAAGGCCATTTCAGATATTCCTGTTGGCATGGATGTTCCTGATCTGGCCTGCCCCCAATCAAAACCAAAGATTCGTCCGGATAAACGCAAGACATTGAAGCAACGCTTCCTTGGATGCTTCCGGAGGGGCAAAGTGGAGTCAATGCCGACTTCACAGATTGAGGCCGATACAGCTATCCCTGATGCCAGGGAAGTTGTTGATCTGGCAGATTGTCAATCGAAGAGTGTTGGCTTaaagaaacacaaacaaaagGCATCAAAGAGCCGCTCATTTCACAACCCTTGGAGAAAAAAAGGGAAGAGTAAAGTGAAAAAAGATGCAGATGCAGCTATTCCTGATGCCATGGATGGTGCTGATCTGGCCAGTTTTGGTGGCATCACTGCAGCTAATGGGAGGCTACAGAAGATAGGTGCCATTCCAGAGAATATTGGGTTAAAAGGTGGCGGAAATCCCGACCCAAATAAAGCTAAAAATCCTGGGTCAAAAGATGATGGAAATCCTGAGGCAAAAGGTGGTAAAAATCCCAGGCCAAAAGCTTTTAGAAATCTCAGACTTCCTTggttttttaaagcaaaaataactaaaattccTGGACCAAAAGAAGAAGGAGATCCTGGGGCAAAAGCCCTTGAAATTCCCTTGCCAGAAGATGATAAAGTTGTCAGCCCAAAAGCTTTTGAAAATCCAAGACATCCCTCGCCAGAAGATGATAAAGTTGTCAGGCCAAAAGTTATAAATGTTGTTCAACAAGCTTCTGAACCGTCAAGCGAGAAGAAACCAGCTGATCCCTCAGTGCCTAAAGGTGAGTGTACTGACTTCATTACTCCTATGGTGGGTTGCACCAATATGTGA
- the LOC141281310 gene encoding serine/threonine-protein kinase pim-2-like gives MVSSTYSSVPGNDEVLGSGGWGKVYKGIRKSDGSEVAIKQISKRKNERTLQIPGSPKPLITEVALMLKLGDAPSCTNVIQMYDWYETKYFCTLVLEYPLHSESLLHFVINHGRLSENTARHLMRQAVLAVQHCLDCGVFHTDIHPGNFLVQQSTMSLKLIDFGVGHYLTHEAYDSRDFMGARCCTPPEIYMVEKFHAVPANVWALGSVLYFMVLASFPSALYELNSRNLKTIEKDLSKEICDLLSGCLALNPSDRPTLKQILDHDWFKTESDEEELLVYKMRFYFSLSRHDHRPLAECLMQILSHP, from the exons ATGGTTTCTTCAACATATTCTTCTGTACCTGGAAAT GATGAAGTGCTTGGGTCCGGTGGCTGGGGCAAAGTGTACAAAGGGATCCGTAAATCGGATGGCAGTGAG GTTGCCATCAAGCAAATAAGCAAACGAAAGAATGAAAGGACTCTTCAGATT CCTGGATCCCCCAAACCACTTATTACAGAAGTGGCGCTGATGCTTAAGTTAGGAGATGCGCCCTCATGCACCAATGTCATACAGATGTATGACTGGTACGAGACTAAATACTTTTGCACGCTCGTGTTGGAGTACCCACTGCACAGCGAATCcttgttgcattttgttataAATCATGGAAGACTAAGTGAAAATACAGCAAGACATCTCATGCGTCAGGCGGTACTGGCAGTGCAACACTGTCTGGATTGTGGAGTTTTCCATACTGACATCCATCCCGGAAACTTCTTGGTGCAGCAATCAACAATGAGCCTGAAGTTAATTGACTTTGGGGTTGGACATTATCTGACGCATGAGGCATATGATTCCCGTGACTTTATGG GAGCTCGATGTTGCACCCCGCCTGAGATCTACATGGTTGAGAAATTCCACGCCGTGCCAGCAAACGTCTGGGCCTTAGGTTCTGTGCTGTACTTCATGGTGCTTGCATCTTTCCCCAGTGCTTTATACGAATTGAATTCCAGGAATCTGAAGACAATTGAAAAGGATTTATCAAAGG AAATCTGTGATCTGTTAAGTGGTTGCCTGGCCCTGAATCCAAGTGATCGTCCGACGCTCAAGCAGATCTTAGATCATGACTGGTTTAAAACTGAGTCTGACGAAGAAGAGCTACTCGTATACAAAATGAG GTTTTATTTCAGCCTCAGTCGTCATGACCACAGACCGCTGGCTGAATGTCTGATGCAGATCCTGTCTCATCCTTga